CGGCTCGGCACGCGCGCCGACGCCGACCTGCAACTCGCCTACCTGGCCGACCTGGCGGCCGGTGTCCGAGGTGCGATGAACCTCGACCCGACGCCGTACTTCGCGAAGTACGGGCCGGCCGGCAACTCGTGGGCGGTCTTCCGGACCTACCTCGACGCGGTCGCCAAGAAGGCCGCCGACCCGGTCATCGCCAAGTACACGGGTGTCCTGGCCGCCGCCGACGTCTTCACCCAGGAGAACGCCGCCACCCTGGTCGAGTCGTTCCGGATCGACAGCGGGATCCTCGGCCCGTTCAGCACGCATCCGTAGGCCGGTTCCGCATCGACGGGTTCGGCTCCCGGCCGTCGGTCACCGGCCGGGAGCCGAACCCGGTTTCATCGTCCGGGACCCGCACGATGACGCGGCAGCCCCGGCCGTGCCCTGCGACCGAGGGCTTTCCCCCCTCGGTCAGGCGTTTCCCCCGAGCGCGGCGGTCAGTTTGCGCCGGGTGGTGATCCGGAGCTTCCGGAACACCTTGTTGAGGTGGTACTCGACCGTCGACGCCGTGATGAAGAGCCTGGCGGCGATCTCGGCGTTGGTGGCCCCACCAGCGGCGAGGGTCGCCACCTGCATCTCCTGGGGTGTCAGGTCGTGCTCGGTGTGCGCCACCCGCTTCCGGGCCCGCTCGCCGGTGGCCAGCAGTTCCACCCGGGCCCGTTCGGCGAAGGTGGCGGCTCCCATGGCGGTGAACATGTCGTGCGCGGTCCTGAGCCGGCCGCGCGCGTCGATCCGGCGCTTGCGGCGGCGCAGCCATTCGCCGTAGAGCAGATGGGTCCGGGCGAGCTCGGTGACGATCCGGGTCTGCCCGAGCCGGTCGACCGCCTCGGCGTACAGCGCCTCCGCGTGCTCGTCGCCGGCCATCAGGGCCCGGCACCTGGCCAGCAGGCCCAGCGCCCACTGCGTCCCGCTGGCCGACGCGCGCTCCTCCAGGCGTTCGAGGGCCGCCTTGGCCGCGCTCTCGTCCCCGGACCGCACGCCGGCTTCGACGATCTCGTGCAGGACACGGGCTCCCGAGGTGGGCTGGTCCTTCTCGAACGAGGGCAGCGCGCAGGCCAGCGCCTCGCTGTAGCGGCCGAGGCTGTTCTCCAGGACGGCCAGGCAGTTCATGACGTGGTCGCCGAAGTTGGTGTCCTCGAAGTGTTCGGTCCAGACGCTCCTGATGGTCTCCACGGTCTGGCGGGTCTCGGCCTCCCGGCCGCTCCAGGCCAGCAGTTCGACCCGGTGGACCGGGCCGTCGGGCCGGATGCCGATCGCGCCGGCGAGCTCGGTGGACTCGTCGAGGCAGGCCGAGGCGGCCGCGAACCGGCCGGCGCGGATCTCCCAGGTCGCCTGGACCATGAGGGTGGTGCGCAGTGCGCCCAGCGCGCCGGTGGCCCGGTCGTGGGCGTCGATCCGTCGGCAGGCCCCCCAACCGTGCTCGTCGTCCCAGATGTCGTCGGACGCGAACATGGCGATCACGGCGAGGGGCAGGCCGGCCTCGCTGAGTTCGCCGTCGGAGCTGATCGCGGTCAGTGCCCTGTGCAGCAGCGGCGCACCCGCCTCGTACCCGACGGCGAGGCGTACGGCGTAGGCGTTCAGCAGCAGTTCGGGGACCGTGGTACCCGTGGCGTCCATCGCGGGCGAGGCCAGGGCCGTGCGGGCGACGTCCTCCGGCGTGGTGCCCACGGCGCGGTGGTTGGCGATGAGCACCGTCGCCATCGCCTCGAACAGCATCCGCCGGGCCAGTGGGGCGTCGATGCCGGCGATCGAACCGGCGGCGTCCAGCAGGATCGCCGGGGCGGCGGTCACCCGGACGAAGTAGATCTCGACGGTCGCCCTGGCCTGCCGGGCCTTGGCGCGTACGACGGGATCGCCGAGCCCGGGCTCGGCCCGGTCGAGCACGGCTTGCGCGGCGGCCGGGTCGCCGAGGGTCAGGTAGGCGCCGGCGGACGTGACGAGCCGCGCCGAGCAGTCCCGGTCCTGGGGGGACAGTTCCGCGGCACGGACGAGAAAGGCGGCCTGCCCGGCGTAGCCGCCGCGGGCCCGCGCGCGCTCCGAGGCCGCCTCCAGCTCGACGGCCACGGCCTCGTCGAGGCCGATCGTCGCCTCGGCACGGTGCCAGGCACGCCGGTCCTGGTCCCGGACCGGGTCGCTGACGGCGGCCAGCGCCGCGTGGACCCGGCGGCGGTCCTCGGCCGCGGCACCGCGGTGGACGGCGGACCGGATCAGCGGGTGCCGGAATTCGACATGCCGACGGTGGGTCACGATGTCGGCGTTCAGCGCGGGGTCCGCCGCCTCGGGCGACAGTCCGAGGTGCCCGGCCGCACGCCACAGCAGGGCCGGGTCGTCGGGCGACGCCGCGGACAGGAGCAGCAGCAGCGCCTGCGTCTCGGCCGGCAGGGTCCGGACCTGGCGCAGGAAGTGTGCTTCCAGCAGGGGGCCGACCGGCAGCGGGGCGGGCAGCGGGGCCTTGCCGGCGAGCTGCTCCGCGGCCAGCTCTCCGGCCAGTTCGATCAACGCGAGCGGATTGCCGCCGGTGTCGGCGACGATCCGCTCGGCGACGCCCGCGTCGAGCCGCCCGGGCACGCCGACCGCGAGCAGGGCTCTGGCCTCGTCGTGCGCAAGACCGGCTATGCGGGCGGTGGGCACTCCGTCGAAGAGCGGCGCGGCGGTGGCGGCCTCGCGGCCGGCCAGCAGGATCCCCACCGCGTCGGCCCGCAGCCGCCGCCCGACGAAGGCCAGGGCCTCGGCCGACTCCCGGTCCAACCACTGCACGTCGTCGACCAGGCACAGGACCGGTTGCGCCGTGGCGGCGTCGGCGAGCAGCGTGAGCGTGGCCAGGCCCACCAGATAGCGGTCCGAGGGGCCCGCGGCGAGGAGGCCGAACGCCGAACCCAGCGCATCGCGCTGCGGGGCGGGGAGCCGGTCGACGCCGCCGAGCAGCGGGCGCAGCAGCCGGTGCAGCGCCGCGAAGCCCAGCCGCGCCTCGGATTCGACGCCGGCGATCCTCATGACGTTCAGGTCGGCGGCCTCGTGCGCGGCGTGGTCCAGTAGGCGGGTCTTGCCGATCCCGGCCTCACCGATCAGCAGGAGTGTGCCGCTGGCTCCGCCCTGGACCGACGCCAGCAGGGCGTCGAGTCTGAGGACCTCGGCGTGCCGTCCCAGGATCGGAGAGATGGTTGCGGGCGGGAACATGGTCGCTCCTCGTTGACGGAGAGGCCCCGGGGGCCCACTACGGATAACAGGCGCGGGTCGCGGCGACGTTGCAGAGCGAGGACAGGGAGGCGACGGCGTGGACGCTGCCGGTCGGTCGGCGCCTTCGCAGGTCGGGAAGGCCCGGTGGCCGGTACGCCCTGGCGGTTCCGGCGGATCCGCGGTGCGAAACTAGTCGGCCCCGGGGCGCCCTCGCGAGCGTCATGTGACGGTGCTGCCGCCGGGTGGGGCGGCCGACGGCCCGGGCCTAGCCGCCGGCCGCGCGCACGACCGAGGCCAGCTCGGAGCGGGAGGTGATGCCGAGCTTCGGGAAGATCCGGTGCAGGTGGGAGCTGACGGTGCGGTGAGACAGGTACAGCCGTTGGCCGATCTCGCGGTTGGTCAGTCCTTCGGCGGCCATCTGCACGATCTGGAGTTCCTGCGGCGTCAACCGGTCGCGTGCGTCGGGGCTGCGGCGCCTGCTGCGCTCGCCGGACGCCCGCAGTTCCTGGCGGGCCCGTTCGCTCCAGGGGATGGCTCCCAGCGCGTCGAACGTCTCCCTGGCCGCCCGCAGATGGGTCCGGGAGTCCACGGCCCGCCGTCGGCGCCGCAGCCATTCGCCGTAGGCCAGTTGGGTCCGCGCCCTGATGAAGGGCCAGCCGGTCAGATCCGCGCTCAGTGCCGCGGCGAACAAGGCGTCGGCGTCGTCGTCGGCCAGGACGGCGCGGGTGAAACGCAGTGCGGCGTGCAGCGCGGGCGAGGGCGTCCGGAGCGCGGTGGCCTCCATGTCCCGGACGATGCCCCGGATGGCCTCGCCCTGCCCGCAGTGGACCGCGGCGTCGGCGAGGTCGGCCAGGGCGTAGCAGCTCAGCGCGATCTGGTGCGAGTGATCGGCGCGGTCGTAGATCCGCCGTAGCTGGGCACACGCCTCCTCGAAGCGTCCCAGGGCCAGCGCGTTCATGCCCCTGGCCACCTGCACCCGGCACAGCACCGGTCGGGCGCCGACCGGCAGCGCCAGCAGTTCGGCCTCCTCGGCCAGGGACTCGGCCCGCCCGTGGTCGCCGCGCACGGCGGCGATCACCGCCTCGTTCGCCCGCAGCAGCCCGTAGAGGAACTGCTGGCCGGTCTCGCGCGCCAGCCTGCTCGACTCCTCGGCGACCGGGATCGCCACGTTCAGATCACCCGTCTGGACCGCCGCCCACGCCTCCGTGCCCAGGGCCCTGGTCAGCAGCCCGAGCCGGCCCTGCGACCTGAGATCCACGCTCGCGGAATCGCTGAACCTCTGCGCCAGGTCGAATGCCCCCACCATGAGCGCCGCGTTCCCCAGCAACCGTTCCGCCCGCGCGTCGACGCCGGCCTGGCGCTCCGCCACCCGCAGCCGGTCCATGACGGCGGCGCCGCGTTCGATCGGAGCCGCCCAGGCGAGGATCGCCACGAGCCACTGCTCCAGCGCGGCGTCGGCCGGCAGGGATTCGGCGACCGCGACCACCTGCCGCCGGGCCTCGGCTCCCGGCTCGGTCCAGAAGCAGAGTTGGGCGGCACTCCACAGGATGCGCACCGCCAGCTGAGGGTCCCCGGCGCCGGCCACCGTCTCGGCGAGCCCGGCCAGCGACCGCGCGTCAGCGGTCCGGTTGCGCAGGCCCTCGTCGAACGTGCCCCGGATCCACACCAGCCGGGCCCGCTGCTGCGATGACAGGTCGAGTCCCGAGGCCTGGCTCAGCAGGCCGGCCACCACCGTGCGGTCCCCGAGTTCACCGGCAAGGTCCGCCGCCCGCAGCAGTCGCTCGGCCCGCAGTGAGGGATTCTCGCTGAGCCTGGCCGCGTGCTCCAGCGCCGCCACCGCCGCCGCGACCGCTCCCCGCCGCTCCGCGCGCGCCGCCGTGGCCTGCAGTTCGGCGGCGACGCGTTCGTCCGGGCGCGAGGCGGCCGTGGCCAGGTGCCAGCTGCGGCGGTCGTCCTGGCCGGTGAGCACCTCGGCCAGGGCGGCGTGGACCGCGTGGCGCTGGGGCAGGCTCATGTTCTGGTGGATCGCCGAGCGCATGAGCGGATGGCGGAACCAGAGGTCGGTGGCGTTCATCTCGACCAGGTGCGCGCGGACGGCCGCCTCCAGGTCGGCGATCCCGACCCGGCCCGCGCCGCCGAGCAGGGCCTCCGCCGCGCTGAACACCTCCTCCAGCGAGCTGCCGTCGTTGAGGGCGGCGACCTGGAGCAGGGTGCGGGGCAGAGCGGGCAGGCCGGACAGCCGAGCGGTGAAGGCGCGTTCCAGACGGGTGGTCAGCGGCAGCCAGGTGGCGGCCGCGATGGCGCTCCCGCCGGAGTCCCGCGTGGCCCGGGGCAGTTCGGTCAGGGCGAGGGGATTGCCCGCGGACTCGGCCAGGAACCGCTGCCGCAGTTCGGGGGAGAGCTCCGGGGCGTGGGCGTCGAGGAGCTCGGCGGCATGCTCCGCGGTCAGCGGCGGCAGGGCGAGTTCGGGCAACTGCGCATCGTCCAGTCGGGAGTGGAAGCCGTCGCGGATCGACGCGAGCAGGACCACGGGCTCGGACTCCAGCCGGCGGGCCACGAACGCGAGCACGCTGACGGTGGAGTGGTCCAGCCACTGGGCGTCCTCGGCGACCAGCAGCACCGGGGCACCGGCGGCGGCGTCGGAGAGCAGGTTGAGCACCGCCAGGCCGACCAGGTAGATGTCCGGCACCGCCGAGTCGGCGCCGCCGACCGCCGCCGTGAGAGCGTGCCGCTGGTGGTCCGGTAGCGCGGAGGCGGCCGCCCGGACCGGATGCAGCAACTGCTGGAGTCCGGCGTAGGGGAGGTGCGACTCGCCCTCCACCCCGGACATCGTCAGGACCCGCATCCCCGCATCGGCGGCGTAGGCGCCGGCTTCGGAGAGCAGGGCGGACTTCCCGATGCCGGGTGCCCCGCGCACCGTCAGGGCGGCGCCGCACGTGCCGGCCCGGTCGATCAGGCCCCTGAGATGCTCGGTTTCCGTCGCGCGCCCGACGAGCGGCACCCGGCCTCCTAGGGGAAGTGCTGATCCGGTACGCCGCCGGACATCAGATGATCATATCGCGTCCGGTCGACGACATGGGGGTGTGACTACCGATCACAGGACCGCTCCCGAGGGACACTTGGCGACTGGGGTCTTTCCCCGGTGCGAGCGCCGCCGTCCTCGTGGTGTGCTGGAGATCCGAGCACGACCCGTCCCCGCCGAGAGGCAACCATGACGACACCGACACCCGTCATCTTCATCCACGGACTGTGGCTGCACGCCACATCCTGGGAGCCCTGGATCGAGCTCTTCGCCCGCGAGGGCTACGCGCCGTCCGCGCCTGGCTGGCCCGGCGACCCCGAGACCGTCGAGGACTCCCGCGACAACCCCGAGAGCATCGCCGACCACGGCATCGACGACGTCGTCGAGCACTACGCCGCGATCATCCGCGGCCTCGACACCGCTCCCATCCTGATCGGCCACTCCTTCGGCGGCATGATCGCGCAGAAGCTCCTCGGCCAGAATCTCGCCGCGGCCGCCGTCGCGATCGACGCCGCGCAGATCAAGGGGGTCCTGCCGCTTCCGCTGTCCGCGCTGCGGGCCACCCTGCCGGTGTTCAGGAACCCTGGGAACAAGCACCGCGCGGTGTCCCTGACCGCCGAGCAGTTCCGTTTCGCCTTCGGCAACGCGGTGTCCGAGGAGGAGTCGAACCTGCTCTTCGCACGCTGGACGATCCCCGCGCCGGGCAAGCCGTTGTTCGAGGCCGCCGCCGCGAACTTCAACCCGCACTCCCCGGCGAAGGTCGACACCGCCAACGGTCTGCGCGGACCGCTGCTGCTGATGACCGGCGGCAAGGACCACACCGTTCCCGAGGCCGTCACCCGGGCCACCCTCAAGCAGTACCGCCACTCCGACGCGGTCACCGACATCACCGACTTCCCCGACAAGGGTCACTCGCTGACCGTCGACAGCGGCTGGCGCGAGGTCGCGGACACCGCGCTGGCCTGGCTGCGCCGGCAGTCCCTGTAACCCTCCCCACCGAGATCGAAGGAGACCGCCGTGGAGCTCGGACTCTCTGGAAAGACCGCCGTCGTCACCGGCGCGGGACGCGGCATCGGCCTGGCGGTGGTGCGCGCACTGGCCGACGAGGGGGTCCGCGTCGTCGCCGGCGCCCGCCAGGTCTCCGCGCCGCTGACGGCGCTGGCCGCCGACGGCCGCGTCGTCCCCGTCGAGGTGGACCTCGCCGAGACCGACGGCCCCCAGAGGCTCATCGACGCAGCCGTCGAAGCCGTCGGCGCCCCGGACATCCTGGTCAACAACGTCGGCTCGGTCCGGCCCCGTGTCGGCGGCTTCCTGACGGTGACCGACGACGACTGGGCCGCGACACTGAACATCAACTTCCTGGCCGCCGTGCGCGCCACCCGGGCTGTCGTCCCGCTCATGCTGCGGCGCGGCACCGGCACCATCGTCACCGTCTGCTCGGTCAACGCCTTTCTGCCGGACCCGCTCGTCATCGACTACAGCGCCGCGAAAGCCGCCCTGGCCAACTTCACCAAGGCGCTGTCCAAGGAACTGGGACCGCAGGGCGTTCGCGTCAACAGCATCAGCCCCGGCCCCGTCGCCACCGGCCTGTGGCTGGCGGACGACGGAGTCGCCGCGACCGTCGCTCGCGCCTCGGGCAACACGGCCGCGGCCGTCGCCGAGCAGGCCGCCGCGGATGCCCCCACCGGCCGCTTCACCTCTGCCGAGGAAGTCGCCGACCTGGTGCTGCTCCTGGCCGGCGACCGGGCCGGAAACGTCAACGGCGCCGACTTCGTCATCGACGGCGGCCTCGTCAGCACGCTCTGACCGCTGCCCTCCTGACCACCCGCGGCGCTGGCCACCCGCGGCGCTGGCCGCCGCCCTCCTGATCACCCGCGGCCCTGGTCGCTGCATCCCTGACCAACCGCGCCCGTCTGTCCGGCGCACCGTAGCGCAGCACCCCACACCGTTTGGAGCCACTCATGGGACACCCCCATGCCCTTTTCCGGCGTCCCGGCCTGGCCCTGGGCGCCGCAGCGGCGGCCGTCCTGCTGACGGCCGCCGCCGTCAGCGCCACCCCGGCCCCCGCGCAGGCGACCGCGGCCCCCGCGCCCCCGGCGGCCGCCTCCAGTCGCCATGAGCAGATGCCGCCCGGATTCACCGAGCACCTGGCGCATGTCGGTTCCCTCGGCATCGACTACGTCGTCGGCGGCCATGGTCCGACCCTGGTCCTGCTCCACGGCTATCCGCAGACCTGGTACGAGTGGCGGCACATCATGCCGGCGCTCGCCGAGCACTACACCGTCATAGCACCGGACCTGCCCGGCGCCGGGCGCAGCGACGCCCCGGCGACCGGCTACGACAAGAAGTCGATGGCAGCCGATCTGCACGGACTCCTGGTGCAACTCGGCCGCGACAAGAACGTCAACATCGTCGGGCACGACATCGGCACCATGGTCGCCTACTCCTACGCCGCCGCACATCCGGCCGACGTCAGCAAGCTGGTGCTCAGCGAGGCACCGATCCCCGACCCGAGCATCTACTCCTTCCCGTCTCTGACCGACAGCGGCCCGGGAGCCTGGCACTTCGGCTTCTTCGCGCTCACCAACGGCCTCCCCGAGCAGCTGATCGAGGGGCGCGAGACGTTGTGGACCGACAAGTTCATCGCCGACCTCGAAGTCAACCAGGGCGCGGTCACCCCGGACGAGATCTCGGTGTTCGCCGGCTTCCTGAAGGACAGGGCGCACCTCGAAGCGAGCTTCGCGTGGTTCCGCACCCTGCCGCAGGACATGGTCGACAACGCCGTCTACCAGAAGAGCAAGCTCACGATGCCGGTCCTGGCGATCGGCGCCGACGGCAGCCTCGGATCCTTCGTGCCCGACCAGGTGCGGCAGTACGCGACCGACGTCACCGGCGTGGTGGTGAGGAACTCCGGTCACTGGCTGTACGAGGAACACCCCGCCGAGATGACCGGCATCCTGCTCGACTTCCTGAAGAGCTCGTCATGACCGCCTTCGCCGCCACGGGTGAACCGTTCTGGTTCCTCGGCGGACGGACCCGAGTCCTGGTACCCGGCCGGAGCACCGGTGGCTCCGTCAGCGTGCTGGAGTTCACCGACTCGGACGGACACGCGCCGCCGCTGCCCGTCCACGACAGCGAGGAAGACGGCCGAGGGTGTGTTGTGGCGGTTCAGGCCGCCAAGGGGTCCGGTGCCGAGATCGAACTCGGTTCGCGCTCATTCACATCGCGAGTCCTGAAGTGTTCGATGCGAAGTGGCCGGACCACGTTTCCGCAGGTCAGCGAGGTGCTGACCTGCGGAAACGGCGCGGGGCCGAACGGTGTTTCCGCAGGTCGGGGACCCTCTTACAGGTCGTAGTAGAGCTCGAACTCGTGCGGGTGCGGGCGCAGCGCGATCGGGGCGATCTCGTTGGTGCGCTTGTAGTCGATCCAGGTCTCGATCAGGTCCGGGGTGAAGACGCCGCCCGCGAGCAGGTACTCGTGGTCGGCCTCCAGGGCCTCCAGTACGGCCGGCAGTGAGGCCGGGACCTGCGGAACCGAGGCGTGCTCGTCGGGGGCCAGCTCGTAGAGGTCCTTGTCGACCGGCTCCAGCGGCTCGATCTTGTTCTTGATGCCGTCCAGGCCCGCCATCAGCATCGCGGCGAAGGCGAGGTAGGGGTTGGAGGACGGGTCGGGGGCGCGGAACTCGATGCGCTTGGCCTTGGCGTTGGAGCCCGTGATCGGGATCCGGATCGCGGCCGAGCGGTTGCGCTGCGAGTACACCAGGTTGACCGGCGCCTCGAAGCCGGGGACGAGGCGGTGGAAGGAGTTCACCGAGGGGTTGGTGAAGGCCAGCAGCGACGGTGCGTGCTTGAGCAGGCCGCCGATGTAGTAGCGGGCCGTGTCGGAGAGCCCGGCGTAGCCCTGCTCGTCGTAGAAGAGCGGCGAGCCGGACGTCCACAGCGACTGGTGGACGTGCATGCCGGAGCCGTTGTCGCCGAAGATCGGCTTCGGCATGAAGGTGGCGGTCTTGCCGTTGCGCCAGGCGACGTTCTTGATGATGTACTTGAACAGCATCAGGTCGTCGGCGGCGTGCAGCAGCGTGTTGAACTTGTAGTTGATCTCCGCTTGGCCGGCCGTGCCGACCTCGTGGTGCTGGCGTTCGACCTCCAGGCCGGCCGCGGCCAGCTCCAGGGACATCTCGGCGCGCAGGTCGGCGAAGTGGTCGACCGGCGGGATGGGGAAGTACCCGCCCTTGTACTTGACCTTGTAGCCGCGTGCGTCGCCCTCGGCGGAGCCGCTGTTCCAGGCGCCGGCCTCGGAGTCGATGTGGTAGTACGAGGCGTTCGCGCTGGTCTCGAAGCGGACCGAGTCGAAGACGTAGAACTCGGCCTCGGGCCCGAAGTACGCGGTGTCGGCGATCCCGGAGGAGGCGAGGTAGGCCTCGGCCTTCTTGGCGACGTTGCGCGGGTCGCGGCTGTAGGCCTCGCCGGTGATCGGATCCTGGATGAAGAAGTTGATGTTGAGGTGCTTCTCCTTGCGGAACGGGTCCAGGCGGGCCGTGGCAAGGTCGGGGACGAGCGCCATGTCCGACTCGTGGATGGCCTGGAAGCCGCGGATCGACGAGCCGTCGAACATCAGCGTCTCGGACGGGTCGAAGGTCGCCGCAGGCACGGAGAAGTGCTGCATGACGCCCGGCAGGTCGCAGAACCGTACATCGACGAACTTGACGTCATTGTCCGCGATGTACTGCTTGACCTCGGCGGCGTTGTTGAACATCCATCCTCCATCAGCGTGCGGATCGGGGCTCAACCCTAGGAATGGCCCGTTTCCTGTTGGTGGCTCTGCCGTTTCCTGCATGTTAACCGCCCTCGTCCGACGGGCGGCAAAGGTGGACGGTTCCGGGCAAAACGCTGCGCCCCCACGGGGAGTGCGCCGCAAGTGGTCCAGACCACTTGCGGCAAGTCGCCGAAGGGCGGTTCACCCTCCGGGGGAGGCGGTGGCGGCGCGTCGGAGCCGCCCGGTTAGTGTGGATTCGTGGACACCAGAGAAGCGTTGGGATCGTGGATCGACGGCCCGAAGGCGGCCGCCGAGAAGATGGGTGCCGATTTCGGCTACCGCGGCGAGCGCCTCGGACTGCCCCAGGAGGGCCCCGGCTCGATGGCCGGCCCCGGCCGCCGGCTCGGCGCGCTGTTCGTCGACGGCTGGCTGGTGGGCCTGGTCGCGTACGGACTGCTCGCGCGCGGAGACCAGGCGGAGGCCAATCTCTGGACCACCCCGCTCTTCTACGCCGTCACCGCCCTCCTGCTCGCCACCACGGGGACCACCGTCGGCAAGCGCCTGTTCGGCCTCCGGGTGGTCCGTCCGGACGGCAGTCGCGCCACCATCCCGCAGACCCTGCTGCGCACCCTGCTGCTCTGTCTCGTGGTGCCTGCCCTGGTTTGGGACCGTGACACCCGTGGGCTGCACGACAAGGCGGTCGGCACGGTCGAGGTCCGGATCTGAGTACCTCGCCGCTCGGGGAGACGGGCGCCTGAGCGCCGGGACGCCCCCGGGCGCCCGGCGCCGCGCCCGAGGAGCCCCGAGAAAAGCCCCCGGGGCCCTGCGAAGCCCCAGAAGCCCCCAGAAGCCCCGGGGCCCCCGGGGAACGAACGGAAGCGATCGGCACCGAAGGAACGCGGGAGTCAAACGGCCCCGCCGCGGGATGTCCGCGGCGGGGCCGTGTCGTGTGTCGGGGCGGTGGCGGTTCAGCGAACCTGGCCACCCTTGGGCATCCGGGCGCCCTTGGGCATCGGGCCCTTGGGGATCGGCGCCTTGGAGAGCAGGTCGCCCAGTGCGCGCAGCCGGTCGTTGGTCTCGGTGACCTGGGCCGGGGTGATCGCGCGCGGCAGCCGCATCAGGTGGACCTGCAGCTTCTTCAGCGGGACCTCACCCTCCCCGGTGCCGACCACGATGTCGTGGACCGGGATGTCCCCGACGACGCGCGACATCTTCTTCTTCTCGGCGGCCAGCAGCTGCCGGACCCGGTTGGGGTTGCCCTCGCCGATCAGCGCGATGCCGGGGCGGCCGACCGCCCGGTAGACCGCGTCCTGGCTGCGGGTCACCGCGACCGGGGTCTGGTTGGCGCTCCAGCCGCGCTTGATGTTGTTCAGCACGGCCGCGACCGCGCCGGGCTGGCCCTCCATCTGCCCGAAGGCGGCACGTTCGGCCCGGCGTCCGAAGACCACCGCCATGGCCAGAAAGGCCACGATGAAGCCCAGGATGCCCACGTACACCGGGTGGCCGATTGCGAAGCCGATGGCGAGGAACACGCCGAAGGTCAGCAGGCCGACGCCGGCGATGATCAGGCCGATCTTTGTGTCGACCTTCTTGGTCATTTGGTACGCCAGACGGATCTGCTTGAGTCGCCCGGTGTTCTCGGATGTTTCCCTCGCCATAACGCTCATGGTACGTGGCCGCAGCGCGGTATATCCAAGCCCGGTGCCTGTTAGGCCCGAACCGTGATCCCTCCGGCCGAGCGCAGGCCCTCCGGAAGGCCCGCGACCGCGGCCCGCGCACATCCCCGGTCGATACCCCGGGCCGGTATCCCGAGCCCGTGCCGGGCCCGGATCCGGCCACTGCCCGCACCGGTGGGAGGCCCGGTCAGCGGCGCCCGGCCTCCGTGGCGGCGCCCGCCGGGCGGGCCGGGCCGCCCCGGTCGGCGGCGAGCCGCCGGTTCTCGCAGACCGCCGCCCAGGCGTTCTGCCGGGCGTGCCGCTGGCCGCCCCCGAGCAGCACGCTCTCGGCCAGCCGCAGCGCGTTGCCGCCGACCGATCGAATCCTTGCCTGCATGCCGAACAGCTCCCCTCGGTGTCGAGAAGGTCCTGACAGTTCCACGGTCACCACTTGGTGTTACCAGGCCGTGACCGGGTCGTCAAAGCCTGATGAAGACCCGGCGCCCCTTTGGCGGAACGGAATACGGCAGACGTGCGCCGGAGCGCCGGACCGGCCGTCGGCGGCCCGCGGACGGGAGCGGACATGCGGACGGGAGGGGCGGGGCCGCCGTGGCCCCACCCCTCCCGTCCGCATGTCTCAGACCGTGGCCTTCGCGCGGTGCTCCAGCGCCTGGCGGTACAGCCGCCCGGCGCGGTACGAGGAGCGCACCAGCGGGCCGGACAGCACACCGGCGAAGCCGAGCTCCTCGGCCTCCTCCTGCAGCTCCACGAACTCGTGCGGC
The sequence above is drawn from the Kitasatospora sp. NBC_00315 genome and encodes:
- a CDS encoding AAA family ATPase, producing MFPPATISPILGRHAEVLRLDALLASVQGGASGTLLLIGEAGIGKTRLLDHAAHEAADLNVMRIAGVESEARLGFAALHRLLRPLLGGVDRLPAPQRDALGSAFGLLAAGPSDRYLVGLATLTLLADAATAQPVLCLVDDVQWLDRESAEALAFVGRRLRADAVGILLAGREAATAAPLFDGVPTARIAGLAHDEARALLAVGVPGRLDAGVAERIVADTGGNPLALIELAGELAAEQLAGKAPLPAPLPVGPLLEAHFLRQVRTLPAETQALLLLLSAASPDDPALLWRAAGHLGLSPEAADPALNADIVTHRRHVEFRHPLIRSAVHRGAAAEDRRRVHAALAAVSDPVRDQDRRAWHRAEATIGLDEAVAVELEAASERARARGGYAGQAAFLVRAAELSPQDRDCSARLVTSAGAYLTLGDPAAAQAVLDRAEPGLGDPVVRAKARQARATVEIYFVRVTAAPAILLDAAGSIAGIDAPLARRMLFEAMATVLIANHRAVGTTPEDVARTALASPAMDATGTTVPELLLNAYAVRLAVGYEAGAPLLHRALTAISSDGELSEAGLPLAVIAMFASDDIWDDEHGWGACRRIDAHDRATGALGALRTTLMVQATWEIRAGRFAAASACLDESTELAGAIGIRPDGPVHRVELLAWSGREAETRQTVETIRSVWTEHFEDTNFGDHVMNCLAVLENSLGRYSEALACALPSFEKDQPTSGARVLHEIVEAGVRSGDESAAKAALERLEERASASGTQWALGLLARCRALMAGDEHAEALYAEAVDRLGQTRIVTELARTHLLYGEWLRRRKRRIDARGRLRTAHDMFTAMGAATFAERARVELLATGERARKRVAHTEHDLTPQEMQVATLAAGGATNAEIAARLFITASTVEYHLNKVFRKLRITTRRKLTAALGGNA
- a CDS encoding AAA family ATPase, which codes for MPLVGRATETEHLRGLIDRAGTCGAALTVRGAPGIGKSALLSEAGAYAADAGMRVLTMSGVEGESHLPYAGLQQLLHPVRAAASALPDHQRHALTAAVGGADSAVPDIYLVGLAVLNLLSDAAAGAPVLLVAEDAQWLDHSTVSVLAFVARRLESEPVVLLASIRDGFHSRLDDAQLPELALPPLTAEHAAELLDAHAPELSPELRQRFLAESAGNPLALTELPRATRDSGGSAIAAATWLPLTTRLERAFTARLSGLPALPRTLLQVAALNDGSSLEEVFSAAEALLGGAGRVGIADLEAAVRAHLVEMNATDLWFRHPLMRSAIHQNMSLPQRHAVHAALAEVLTGQDDRRSWHLATAASRPDERVAAELQATAARAERRGAVAAAVAALEHAARLSENPSLRAERLLRAADLAGELGDRTVVAGLLSQASGLDLSSQQRARLVWIRGTFDEGLRNRTADARSLAGLAETVAGAGDPQLAVRILWSAAQLCFWTEPGAEARRQVVAVAESLPADAALEQWLVAILAWAAPIERGAAVMDRLRVAERQAGVDARAERLLGNAALMVGAFDLAQRFSDSASVDLRSQGRLGLLTRALGTEAWAAVQTGDLNVAIPVAEESSRLARETGQQFLYGLLRANEAVIAAVRGDHGRAESLAEEAELLALPVGARPVLCRVQVARGMNALALGRFEEACAQLRRIYDRADHSHQIALSCYALADLADAAVHCGQGEAIRGIVRDMEATALRTPSPALHAALRFTRAVLADDDADALFAAALSADLTGWPFIRARTQLAYGEWLRRRRRAVDSRTHLRAARETFDALGAIPWSERARQELRASGERSRRRSPDARDRLTPQELQIVQMAAEGLTNREIGQRLYLSHRTVSSHLHRIFPKLGITSRSELASVVRAAGG
- a CDS encoding alpha/beta hydrolase, whose product is MTTPTPVIFIHGLWLHATSWEPWIELFAREGYAPSAPGWPGDPETVEDSRDNPESIADHGIDDVVEHYAAIIRGLDTAPILIGHSFGGMIAQKLLGQNLAAAAVAIDAAQIKGVLPLPLSALRATLPVFRNPGNKHRAVSLTAEQFRFAFGNAVSEEESNLLFARWTIPAPGKPLFEAAAANFNPHSPAKVDTANGLRGPLLLMTGGKDHTVPEAVTRATLKQYRHSDAVTDITDFPDKGHSLTVDSGWREVADTALAWLRRQSL
- a CDS encoding SDR family NAD(P)-dependent oxidoreductase translates to MELGLSGKTAVVTGAGRGIGLAVVRALADEGVRVVAGARQVSAPLTALAADGRVVPVEVDLAETDGPQRLIDAAVEAVGAPDILVNNVGSVRPRVGGFLTVTDDDWAATLNINFLAAVRATRAVVPLMLRRGTGTIVTVCSVNAFLPDPLVIDYSAAKAALANFTKALSKELGPQGVRVNSISPGPVATGLWLADDGVAATVARASGNTAAAVAEQAAADAPTGRFTSAEEVADLVLLLAGDRAGNVNGADFVIDGGLVSTL